GCGGATAGAGCGCGGCGGCAGAGATCAACGCGACGAGTTCGTCCGGATAAAGCGCGATCCGCGCAACCAGGACCTCCAGCTCGTCGGCGGTGAGAGGCGTCGGGCTCGTCGCCGGAGCGCTCGCATCGGCAGCCGTCGGAGCACTCGCATCGGCTGCCGGCGGGGTCGTCTTCTCCTGCGAGAAGGCCCAGGGTGGGTTCGCTGTGGCCACAAACAGGCCGAACATGCCTGCCGCAGCGGTTTTAAGGAGAGTTCCTGCCCGCATAACACACTCCTCTTTTCGTTCTCCGGCCGGCGATCAGGTCTTCGGGAACAGGAAGGTGATCGTCGTGCGGATTCCCCATTCGGGACCGTCGTCCGGACCGTCGAGATAGACCCTGCCGCCGAGTTGCAAGCTCACCGGCTGCTTGCCGAACTTGGTCACTTTCGAAATCGCGAGATTGAGCGGCACGGTCCACTGACCAGCCGTCCAGTCGTAGGTCGACTCGAAGTTTCCCGAGAGAGTTACGCCGCCGCCCAGGGCATAGGTCAGGAAGGGCTGCATGAACGTCTGGTTGACGTCAGCGCGCTCGTCGTCGCCAGCCACCGACCAGATGTGGTTGACCAGTGCGCCGAACGTCCACTGCCCTTCCTGAACCAGAGCGACGGCGGTCGGGCCAAGGCCCCATTTTTCTGTGCCGAGGGCGTCGTCGGTGGCTGTCGGCAGAAGGAAGACCGGACCGACGCCCCATATGAGACCGCCGGGCCCAGGCACCTTGGGCGAGAAGAACAGGCTTTGCGTGATGTCGCCGATACCGGCCGGGTCACCCGGGAGATAGTCGCGATAGGCGATGGGCAGGATCGTTCGCGAGATCACGTTCCAGTCTTCGGTCAGCGAGAACGGGATGACCGGCTCCACGTCCAGCGTATAGGCGAAGCCGTCGTCGTCCGGCCCTGCGCCGAAGTCGAAATTGTTCTGGAAGGGAAGGCTGATGAGACTGGCGACGGGGTTGGCCAGTTGCTTGGCCAGCTCATCCGCGTCCTGCGCGGTTGCGGCGGAGGCGCAAATCGCCACCGCCAGCGCACCAGGAGCGGTGCGCATCAACATGTGCCCTCCGCCTGGCGTCGTCATGGCGTGCCTCAGAAGTGCATGGACAGCCCGAGGATCGGGCCGTGCTGCACAACGTCGAACAGGAACCCGTCATCGCTGTAGTCGACGCCGAGGGCGCGATAGCCCAGCACCGACGAGATGCGGTCGTTGAAACGATAGCCCACGGCTCCCGCGACATCCCAATCGAGATCGGCTTGGCCGGCCCCTACAAGGCCCCAGCCGGTCAGAAAGACTTTCGGCGTGATCGAGTAGTTTCCGCGAATGCCGGCCAGCGCGTCCACCCAGGTGGCCCCGTCGGAGGGCGAGAAGCCGTTGAGTGGTCCGCCGCTGAAGGAGATCTCCGTGTCGACCGACCACACCCTGACGCCGGCAACGATGTCGAGGCGCGCGTCGGGCTGGTCGATGATCGCATATCCGCCGCCCACCAGTCCGGCAAAGGTTTCCGAGGTCACCTCGACGCTCGTCGCCAACAGGCCCAGTGGCGTGCCATCCTGGCCGGAAATCTTCGTATACATGATGTCGCCGAAGACGCTGTAGCGGCCGTAACGCGCGTCCATGATCGCCATGGCGCCGAACTTGAGGTGGTCGAAGATATCGCTGAAGCTCGCGTCGACTTCGATGGTAGGCGATCCTAATTGCGCCAGATCTCCCGACAGACCAGCCGCCCAGAAGTAGGGTGCGACCGTGAACGTCCAGCCTGAATCAGTCTCCACCTGCATGACCTCCGGGGCCACCGGCGTATAGACATCCGCCGCGTTGGCGCTTTCGGCGACCCCAAGCGCCGCAACGCACACCAGTACACGAAATGCTCTCATTCCCATGTAATCCCTCCAGCATGAGGCGGCGGATCGGCGCATAGCTTGCAGTATAGCCTTTGAGCTGACGTTGGGGGAGGGCATTCGGAGCATGTTACTGTTACATGCCGATAAAACCCTGGCGTGAGCCCGAACAGCAACACAGTTGATCTTCAGGGCTGCCTCTGACGTCGTCTCTCCTGTTGGCTGGGTCACGATGGCGGAACGGCCACCGTAAGGAGTCAGCCGGCTGCTGCTGCGGACGTTTCTGCCCGCTTCGGGTAGGCAAGATTGGGTGAAAGAACCTCCGGAAGGATGAGTTCGCGCGCCGGCGGGCCGGTGCGAATGCGCTCTCTTGGCACCAGATGCGCCTTTGCGCTTCGCCCGACTTGGCAACTATTCCCGATCATCGAAAGGTGGAATGCTCCGAGCCAAGCGCACCTCTACGTTGCGCAGGGATGGAGGATTCAAATGAACCCCGACGACGTTGCCGGAAACAACATCGACGATCTCGAATTGGACGTCGACC
This portion of the Mesorhizobium shangrilense genome encodes:
- a CDS encoding transporter, which produces MLMRTAPGALAVAICASAATAQDADELAKQLANPVASLISLPFQNNFDFGAGPDDDGFAYTLDVEPVIPFSLTEDWNVISRTILPIAYRDYLPGDPAGIGDITQSLFFSPKVPGPGGLIWGVGPVFLLPTATDDALGTEKWGLGPTAVALVQEGQWTFGALVNHIWSVAGDDERADVNQTFMQPFLTYALGGGVTLSGNFESTYDWTAGQWTVPLNLAISKVTKFGKQPVSLQLGGRVYLDGPDDGPEWGIRTTITFLFPKT